The Magnolia sinica isolate HGM2019 chromosome 3, MsV1, whole genome shotgun sequence genome includes the window ACCATCTCAGCTGTCCCTCCCTAACCCTCTTCCCATCGCTCTTCTAGTAAGATAAGAGAGCTCTCTTTCTGTCTTTCATCCATGGCTAAGGCCTCTTTCATCTGTCTTTCTCTTTGCTTGTTTCTCTTGTGCACTGGGTCTCTGGCCCAGGTAGGCCGGAGAGAGCAGCAACAGCAAGGCCAGTTCAGTGAGCGGAGCCAGTGCCAGATCGAGAACCTGAGGGCCCTCGAGCCCGTCCGGCGGGTTGAGTCGGAGGGTGGTGTCATGGAGTTCTGGGACCAGAAGAACGAGCAGCTCCAGTGCGCCCGTATGGCCGTGGCTCGCCAAATCATCGCACCCAGAGGCCTTCACTTGCCTGAGTACGCCAATGCGCCCCGGCTCCTATACATCGAACAAGGCTCGCCACCCTAACCTCGCTCTCTTCcctccattttcattttctttagatGAGAAATTCATTCACGTGATATCAGAAATGCTCACATGCATTCCATGCACGTGAAAGTTCCCATCCAGTCCTATCTTTCTAGCTGTGCATGAGGTGGCCCACGCCATGAAGGTCACTAGGTCCAAAAAACGGGCTGTTTCACTCATCAGGAACTGCACCATCGAAATCAATGGTAGAGCTGATGGTCTGACTCAATGTAGTGatgtacaggtgtggcccacctgagtttctgctCAGGCCCACCTAACGTTGAAGGGCCCACCTCATGGATGAGGTGGATCTGatgtacaggtgtggcccacctaattttcaACATCCATATGTATGTTTGATCAAATGGGCGGCTGTCCATTGTTTTGAATGGTGTGGCCCAGGTCTGGATAAGCTTGATTGTTGTATCAGGGGTTCTACATGCTGGGACCAACCTTTTGGACGGACTGGATGTTGCTCCTGAGACCTCATGAATTTGAAAATTGTATGTTATGTTGTGATACATGCAGGTAGAGGTATCACTGGACCAATCATCCCCTGGATGACCTGAAACATTCCACTCCACCCAGCAATCTCAACAATCCGAACGTAGCCAAGGTCCGAGATTTACAGATCAGCACCAGCAGATCCGCCCCTTCCGTCAGGGAGACATCATAGCAATGCCAATGTGAGGAGTGCTCGACTTCACGTCCTTCCCAGCGCCATGCATCTACAAATTTTCTGGGCCTTAACGAAAGTCCGATCAAGCACCGTTAGATAGATCGATCAGCTTACCCTGAGATTCCGGTCAAGCTGGTTATGGATGCTACTGGTGTCGAACACGGTAAGAGCAACGACgcaaggaaaaataagaaaatataataattctAAAAAAATCGTAATAAATTGAGTCATGATGAAAAACAAGCTTACAACCATAAGATAAACactaggaagaagtttcggacTCATAATATAACTTAAAACTCCTgtaaatcgtgacttactataaataaacttactatttataaacgttGGTGATTTCCACTAGAATTCATGGTTTTCGGATAAAAATAATAAGTGCTGGCTCAActatgctattctcctaattattccagGCACTTTTCATGTAACTTGTCTTGAAAACTTCTAAAGCTGAACGGACGAAGAGTTATACtccaactaaaacttattataaatagtaaaaatgaaactaaaataGGAATTTGATTGTCGATCTGATGGCATTTCGCAAATTCGGGGTGCGCCACCCAGCgtagcgggttgggtggctaaagtagctacGTACGATAGCTCATTCTGGTTTACAAGATACATATCTGCTTTAAGttctaacggtctggatcatctctgtctccgatcgggccttttctgatccatcttggcgaTGAAAGTGTCAATgatccgctctacatcaatgtaGGACCCACATTCTAGTGATCCAGATCATCCTAGATCATTCACATGGTAAGCCCCACCGGATCATtgaaacggtgggccccatggtggacTGGAGAAACTTACTCTGACTCTTCATGTTATAAGgtctcatttttatttatttttcatcgtTGTGGCGCTCGTAAATTGTAGAAATTTCAACTGTCCGGGAACGAACAGCAACAGACGGAGTGGTCATATGGGTCCACCCAAGCGGAGAGCTCGAGCAGAAACAACGTCTTCAGTGGCTTCGACGTGGAGAAGTTGGCTGAGGCATTCGGCGTGAGCACAGAGACGGCAAGGAAGCTCCAGAACCAGGATGACCAGAGGGGCAGTATCGTCCGAGTCGAAAAAGGGCTGGAGGTGGTGAGGCCACCAATGAGAGAATAGGATGAATACGAGGAACAATGGAGTCTAAATGGGTTGGAAGAGACCTACTGCTCCATGACATTGAGGGAGAACATTACGGACCCTATACGTGCTGACGTGTACACACCGCAAGGAGGACGCGTCAGCAGCACCGATAGCCAGAAGTTACCAATCCTCGGATTCCTCCAATTGAGTGCGGAGAGGGGTGTCCTCTACAGGGTAAGAATTTCAGCAACTTCTCTCATCTTTTATTCTCTATGCATGATAGATGGGTAAGGCTCACCAAGTTGGGGCCACATGTCCCACAACAGTCTGTTCAATTACTAGGGGACTTGGActgcgcaaggatgttgggtggggtcacttccatgtttgtgtgaaatctaacccgttcatccgtttgacgagatcattttaggatattcggcaaaaaatgagatggatccaaaagaaatcggattgcgtacttagttgctcagtacgcttttatcgtacagAGTAAACTCAGTTATGGCCACTATGAATGTATATggtttgtccacaccgtccatccatttttcctgctaattttgggggttgatctcaaaattgaaataaatccaaaggtcaagtggaccatgccacaggaaacagtgtagaataatgatttccactgttgaaaccttcctaaggcccacagtaatgtttatttgtcatccaacctgttcataatatgaaaaagatatgtatgaagagaaaccacaaacatcagcttgatccaaaacttccgtggccaccAAGAATTTCTCAATGGTATAGGTTCAATcaaactttttcctgtggtgtggtccaattgtgctttggatatgcttccgtttttgtctcaagccctaaaattatctgttataattgatgaacggagtggataaaataaataaataatggtgaacctcacagagtttactcagtacaccaagggtattgagttactcagtacgctatccgcttccgatccaaaactcaagtgggcaacacgagaggaaaaagtggggattcaatgagaaccattgaaacattcttgtggccataaaagctttgtgtaaggctaaattttttgtatttttacttcatcagcggtaatgatcttataaacggtttggaagTTTcgacggtaggtatttctttccccaattttccctctcgtgtgacctacttgagttttggatccacctcgtttttaatctcttgttctaaaatgagctaaaatgagctcgccaaatggatgaacggggtagatttcccacaaacatggcggtgggccccacccagcatccttgaaCTTGCTGCGAAAGCCTTCCGCGTTCTTAACGAAAAAGGCCCGGCGTAAGCCAATTTGTTCATCATGACCCACTCTCCCCGGCTACTGGTGCATGCAGTAAATGGGCCTCAAAGAGGTGGGCCATTTATTTATCTAGCTTGAAATACGTTGTGATCAGGCCCAACCTGGataaatggtccaaattcatcTCAGAATTCTTATCAATAGGCCTCAAATTCAAACTTGAATGGTACCAATGGCCCACTTCAGGATCATTTTGGTTCCAATTTGGAAACTCATAAGGGCCCCACCTGGCCAGAGACCACAGCTTATAACAATAGGGCAGTGACCATAGGCTATTAGCCCAGTGGGTCAGCCCTACCAGTACCATGGCCTTTCTTTCACGTTCCATCATTCCATGATCCATGGTGGGCGTTGTTAAATGGGGGAAAAAAACTTTCATTCCAATTTCAGAAATACGAaaaattatctctcttataaaactctctctgatattgTTTTAAGAATTTTAATTGCTGAGTTCGTCGCTGAGTTAATTCAGCACTTTcgagttaaactgcaagtggttcgaacCCGCGTATAGTAAGTGCACCATTGGGACCGAGTAATAGTCATTGTATcatggaggtcgattgctctagaaacctgttgcacttggaatgctgtccaaggggagcaaattcgatttcaggccgagtgactcagtcacgcctcgacttaattcaataagtcctctttctcaaaattttattttcttttttggttctagattttaatagtctatttaatttaaCCAAATATTCAAACAACCTTGAAATTGAATtattgaattacatagactatggctatagtaacagtaaatgcttctactaTAGTCAAAATTGAACCGTTCGCcgtggacaatgctttaaacgatGAAAACAGAAATTGATGTTCGCATCaaccacccttaaagtttcatacatactatttgaatcatttactatagatccagcaaatcaaaccgaattagcagatgaaaataattgtaaaaactatatTTTAAACTCTTTGTCCAATgaactatatgatgtgtatgcttcttatgaatctactaaagacatatggactgctttggaaaacaAGTACATATTGGAAGATGTAGGCGCTAAAAAACATACAATcgttaatttccttcattatgaaatgacagatgatAAATTTGTCactaatcagattcatgattttcaaaatctagttcacgaactatcgacaAAAGGAATTAAGTTGAATGAAGTGTTTTTGTCAGGAgcgctaatagaaaagttactgcTCCTTGAAAAGAATATAAGactagaatgaaacataaaaagaacagtATTTCTTTGGAAACTACTATCGTACATATAAATAGAGGAGACCAATAGAATtagagaccaaaaagaaaatggaaatgagatagattcaaaggtgaatcttatgaaagcaagtcgggaaaacaataagaaaaatgacaaatgtcataactgtggcaaacctggacattatgcaaatgaatgcaggttcaaaaagaagaatacaaacaatcaattcaagaaaaagagaAATTGTTATAATTATGGAAAGCCTAGGCATCATATTAAAACCTCcatgtttaagaaaaataaagataaaccGCAGACTAATCTTAAAGAAATAGGTAATGAGTCTAACATGGTAGTAGCtatggtgtcagaagtcttccttataaacaacttggagtgggtactagatactggtgcaactaggcacatgtgcaaggatcgtagcatgtttatctcctaccaagtatcaggagatgatgaacatgtGTTCATAAGTAATGCTAGaacatctccagttgtagggaaagggaaagtacttctgaaactcacttctgtgAAGACTCTGCTATTGAATGATGTCTTATATATTCCTGAAATTACAAGAAATTTGGTCTCTGGTTCGCTCCTCAATAAGGttggtgtcaagttagtatttgattcagttAAACTTGTAATAAttaagaatggaacttttgttgggAAGAGATACTGtagtgatggtttattcattgtaaatgtatccaatgataataataaaaagacaTCTAGTTCTGTTTATGCCATTGAACCCTTTTATCTATGgtatagtagattaggtcatgtgaatgtagtatctttgaagaaaatgaaaagattaggtttattacataatatatctaatgaagaattcgataaatgtgaaacatgtgtagaatcaaaattcattagaaaatctTTTAAACGAATAGAAAAATTATTTGTTCTATTAGAATTGATAcatagtgacttaggtgattttagaaatcacatgtctaaaggtggaaaaagatattacataacttttgtagatgactactgTAGGTTAACTAGAGTTTAtttgttaaggaacaaagatgaagctttatatgttttttttaagtataaaattgaagttgaaaatcagttaaatataaaaattaaaagacttagaatagatagaggaggtgaatatgaatcttctcaatttagagaattatgtgaaaagagtggaatagttcacgaaactacagctccttatacaccagaacaaaaTAGAATAATAGAACGTAAGAATAAAACtctaaaggagatgatgaatgctatgttaaacaTTTCAGACTTAccttcaaatatgtggggagaagtcattttatctgcttgttatatcctaaataagattccttctaaatcttctgaacaaacaccttatgaactttggaagaatcatgttcctagttataaatatattaaagtgtaggggtgtcttgctaaagtaggattacctgaaactaagaaaagaaaattaggtcCTAAAACAACCgattgtgtatttataggttacacACAAAACAGTGCAGCCTAcaagtttctagttttaaaaattaAGGATAATATTTTATATCTTAGTACAATTATAAAAGCCAtagatgcagagttctttgagaacgtattctctatgaaatctaaatctataggaataaagGAAGTTAATAAATCAGATATCGCGTCTACTAGTAAAAGTGCTTGCGAGCAAGTAGTataagagatacaaccaagaaaaaataCTAGAGTTAAAAGAGAAACTTAagagatgattttttcaccttcttagtagaagacGATCTTACAACTTATATAGAAGCGATTAACTTTTCAGATGCAATCTTTTGGaaagaagcaataaatgatgagttagagtctataatatctaataacacttgagaacttgtagacctaccacctggtaacaaaccaataggttgtaaatgagtgtttagaaagaaattaaaatcaaatGGGACTAttaataagtttaaggctaggttggtagcaaaaggatttaaacaaaaggaaggaatagattactttgatacatatttccctataactaggattacaactattagagtcttaatagcgatagcctttATATATAAACTAGTgatacaccagatggacgttaagacggcttttctaaatggagacttagaagaagaaatatatatggagcaacctgagggttataagatatcaggtaaagaaaataaagtacgtatactaattaaatcactatagggtttaaaacaagcttctaaacaatgacatgaaaaatttaatagtgttttaaaatcaaatggttatcatataaatgatgtagatagatgtgtataaagtaaaatttctagaaatgattatgttattatatgcctttatgttgatgacatgcttatttttggaaccaatattaaattagttattacGACTaaaaaattcttgtcatctaaatttgacatgaaagacttaggagaggccaATGTAAtattgggtattgaagtaacgaGAAAAGATGGTGTTATTGTATTAtcaaaatctcattatgttgagAAGTTACTGAggaagtttaaccattttgactgtttacctatcagtacaccttatgattatagtgtgattcTTATGAAGAATACAAGAAATAATATGTCTTAATTAGAGTATTCTAGAATAATTGGTAGGCCTTATGTATCTAataaactgcactagaccagacagtttttgcagtaggaaggctaagtagatatacacataaccctagaAAAGAGTATTGGAATGCATTGTTTagaattttgagatacctaaaaagCAGTATGGCCTAttgtttacattataatggttttcctgctgtattagaaggatacagtgatgctaattgAATCAGtaattcagatgagacaaaatccactagtggatatgtcttcactttgggtggaggagcaaTATCttagaagtctaccaagcagacatgtatcactCGGTCGACTATGGAATCTGaatttattgccttagaaaaggctggatcagaagccaagtggcttagaaatctcttaccTGATATACCATtatggccaaagcctgtatcggccgtgtctattcattgtgactgtcaagtagctatagcaaaagcaaagagtaaaatatataatggaaagagcagacatattagactcagacacaacatagtgaaacacatgttgcgtaatggagtcatatctattgactttgtaaggtcagaaaagaatctggcAGATCCTCTCACCAAAGGACTatttaaaaggttagtcaatgatacattgaAAGGAATGGGattgagcctaatatatgagctgccagtgtcggcaacccaacctatacaagtggagatcccataaGATAGATTCAATGGGTAAATaataagacacgaggtagacaatTACACTGAGTTATGTGAGCCCCttttatggtgtacagtgcgagcagcaacgcagaaggatgagtttttacaactc containing:
- the LOC131238655 gene encoding cocosin 1-like; translated protein: MAKASFICLSLCLFLLCTGSLAQVGRREQQQQGQFSERSQCQIENLRALEPVRRVESEGGVMEFWDQKNEQLQCARMAVARQIIAPRGLHLPEYANAPRLLYIEQGSPP